Proteins from a genomic interval of Equus quagga isolate Etosha38 chromosome 13, UCLA_HA_Equagga_1.0, whole genome shotgun sequence:
- the PDZK1 gene encoding Na(+)/H(+) exchange regulatory cofactor NHE-RF3, with the protein MASTFNPRECTLSKQEGQSYGFFLRIEKDTDGHLVRVIEKGSPAEKAGLQDGDRVLRINGIFVDKEEHMQVVDLVRKSGNSVTLLVLDGDSYEKAMKKQVDLKELGQSQKEPSLNDKKLPPVMNGEAQTWTQPRLCYLVKEGSSYGFSLKTVQGKKGVYMTDIIPQSVAMKAGVLDDDHLIEVNGENVEDASHEEVVEKVKKSGSRVMFLLVDKETDKRHNEQKIKFKRETASLKLLPHQPRVVEMKKGSNGYGFYLRAGAEQKGQIIKDIDSGSPAEEAGLKHNDLVVAVNGESVESLDHDSVVEMIRKGGEQTSLLVVDKETDNIYRLAHFSPFLYNQSQELPNSSVKEAPAPPPAPLEVSSLDTTEEVEDHKPKLCRLVKGENGYGFHLNAIRGRPGPFIKEVQKGSPADLAGLEDEDIIIEVDGVNVLDEPYEKVVDRIQSSGKNVTLLVCGQKAYDYFQAKKIPIVSSMADPLDAPPNSKEGTLVESEQDLHMAKERADSTASHSSSNSEDTVM; encoded by the exons ATGGCCTCCACTTTCAACCCCCGAGAATGTACGCTGTCCAAACAAGAAGGACAAAGCTATGGCTTCTTCCTGCGAATTGAGAAGGACACTGATGGCCACCTGGTTCGGGTGATTGAGAAGGGTAGCCCGGCAGAGAAGGCTGGCCTCCAGGATGGAGACAGAGTTCTTAGGATCAATGGCATCTTTGTGGACAAGGAAGAGCATATGCAG GTTGTGGATCTGGTCAGAAAGAGTGGGAATTCAGTGACTTTACTAGTTCTAGATGGGGATTCCTACGAGAAAGCCATGAAAAAACAGGTAGACTTGAAAGAGTTGGGTCAAAGTCAGAAGGAACCAAGTTTGAATGATAAGAAACTGCCCCCTGTGATGAATGGAGAAGCACAGACTTGGACCCAGCCACGGCTCTGCTACCTGGTGAAGGAGGGGAGCAGCTATGGCTTCTCTCTGAAAACTGTCCAAG GTAAAAAGGGAGTGTATATGACTGATATTATACCTCAAAGTGTGGCTATGAAAGCTGGTGTCCTGGATGATGATCACTTGATTGAAGTGAATGGAGAGAATGTAGAAGATGCCAGTCATGAGGAAGTGGTTGAAAAG GTGAAGAAGTCAGGAAGCCGTGTCATGTTCCTGCTGGTGGACAAAGAAACTGACAAGCGCCATAATGAGCAGAAGATAAAATTCAAGAGAGAAACAGCCAGTTTGAAATTGCTACCACACCAGCCCCGGGTTGTGGAGATGAAGAAGGGAAGCAATGGCTATGGTTTCTATCTGAGGGCAGGCGCAGAACAGAAAG GTCAAATCATCAAGGATATAGATTCCGGAAGTCCAGCAGAGGAGGCTGGCTTGAAGCACAATGACCTGGTAGTTGCTGTCAATGGCGAGTCTGTGGAGTCCCTGGATCATGACAGCGTGGTGGAGATGATCAGAAAGGGTGGGGAGCAGACCTCACTGCTGGTGGTGGACAAGGAGACAGACAACATATACAGACTG GCTCATTTTTCTCCGTTTCTCTACAATCAAAGTCAAGAACTGCCTAATAGTTCTGTCAAGGaggctccagctcctcctcctgctcctctggaGGTCTCGAGTCTGGATACTACAGAGGAAGTAGAAGATCATAAGCCTAAGCTCTGCAGGCTGGTTAAAGGTGAAAATGGCTATGGCTTTCACTTAAATGCCATTCGGGGCCGGCCAGGACCATTCATTAAAGAG GTACAGAAGGGCAGCCCTGCTGACCTCGCTGGGCTGGAGGATGAGGATATCATCATTGAAGTGGATGGGGTTAATGTGCTGGATGAACCCTATGAGAAAGTGGTGGATAGAATCCAGAGCAGTGGAAAGAATGTCACACTCTTAGTTTGTGGACAAAAGGCCTACGATTATTTCCAGGCTAAGAAAATCCCTATTGTTTCCTCCATGGCTGATCCACTGGATGCCCCCCCCAATTCCAAAGAAGGAACCCTGGTGGAGTCAGAGCAGGACTTGCACATGGCAAAAGAACGA GCTGACAGTACAGCTTCTCATTCTTCTTCCAATTCTGAAGATACAGTGATGTGA